TGCAAACATACGGGTTAAAAGTGAGTGAGGTTCCGCAAAATGTCAGGGGGCAGTGGAAGACGATCGCCGAAAAAGGAGTAAAGGCGGTTATAGGAACGACAATCGAACCGCAAAGTTACGAGCAGGTAAAAAAATATCTTGAAGAGTATCGTGCGGGAAACAAGTAATTTTTGTGTATTGTTTTGAATAAATTTTACTCTGTTAAAATGAGAAAAATATGAGTGAATTCGATGGGAAAATGATTAGCGGAATTGAGCCGTATATTGCAGGCGAACAGCCCAAAGATATGAGTTATATAAAACTTAATACGAACGAAAATCCATATTCTCCGTCGCCGAAAGTTGAAATCGCAATTAAAAAATTTGATTATTCCGCACTTCGTCTGTACCCTGATCCCGATACAAATATTTTGAAACGGGCGATTTCCGAATTTGAGCGTGTGAACTGCGAAAACGTATTCTGCGGAAACTCTTCGGATGAAATTTTGGCTATGGCGTTTATGGCTTTTTTTAGCGGGAAAGAAATTATTTTTTCGGATATAACATACGGCTTTTATCCTGTTTGGTGCAATATTTTCAACGTTAAAGCCAAAATCGTACCGCTTAAATCCGACTGGACTATCGACATAGAAAATTATCCGGAAAATTCGGACGGAGTCGTTATATGTAACCCTAATGCGCCTACCGGAATCGCATTAAAAAAAATACAAATTGAAGAATTTGTAAAAAAGAATAAAAATTCTCTTATAATTTGCGATGAAGCGTACATAGATTTCGGCGGAGAAAGCGCGGTCGATTTATCTATGAAACATAATAATATTTTATTGATAAAAACATTATCGAAATCGTACTCTTTAGCCGGTGCGAGAGTAGGTTACGCGGTCGGTAACGCGGAACTTATAAATACTCTTAACAAAGTAAAAAATTCCTTTAATTCATATACGCTTGACCGTCTTTCAATCGAAATCGCGGTTGCTGCGATTAAAGATGCGGATTATTTTAGAAATTGCTGCCGAAAAATTATTGGAACACGGACTTGGATAAGCGAAGAACTGCGAAAAATCGGATTTGAGGTTCTTGAATCGTTATCAAATTTTATTTTTGCATCTCCTCCCAAAATATCGGCGCAAAATTTATACTTAAAATTAAAATCAAAAGGTATTTTAATCAGGTATTGGAATAAAGAGCGCATTTCCAATTGGGTTAGAATTTCCATCGGCACAGACGGTGAAATGAAAATACTGATTGACGCGATAAAGGAAATTCTCACCAACTTTTAATAGAATTTTGCAGAATTTTCTCCGTAATATCGTCAATTGCACGAGATCTGCCGTCCTCTTCGGTTTCGGTAGAGAAATCGTAATTTCCGATGGAAATAATCCGTCCCTTGTAAATTTCTTTTCCGTTTTTATTGTCAAAAAACACAATATCTGCAACTATTTCGACGGAATGCGTTTTAATCGTAAGCGAATTTCTGTCGCCTGAATAATCCTGCGCCGAATTTTTATAATAAACAACATTTCCGCCTATATAAGAATCTCCGTTTTTGGCGACAACGGTAAGTTTTTCACGTGACGCTTTTTGCGATAAAACTTCCGTGATTCTTTCGGCGACGCCTTGAACCAACGCACTGTTTTCAAACAATGGAATCTCTACGGTTTTGATATTGGAAGGAAGGGACGAACCGCTGAAAGTATAAGCGCATCCTATAAAAACTACACCGATAATTGTAAAAGTCAGTTTTTTCATTCGCCGCACTCAAAAAATTTGTCAAATTCAGGAAATATTTCACACAAGTCGTCATATTTGTTCATAGGACTTCCGACAAGATTAATGAATTGTTTACCGTAATTTTTTGTTATTATTCTACTGTCAAGAATTATCAACGCGCCTCTGTCGTCGTCTCTGCGGATAAGCCGTCCTATGCCTTGCCTGAATTTGAGCAGCGCCTCCGGTAAAGAATATGCGATAAATCCGCTTTGTCCGTCTTTCTCGGCATTTTGCATCAATTGTTTTTGAAGAGGGTGAGTCGGTATAGGAAACGGAAGTTTGGGGATGATAACAATTTCACATTCTTTTCCGGACATATCCACCCCTTCCCAAAATGTTCCGCCGCCCAACAAAACCGCTCCGCGCGTATCTTTCATTTGCCGTTGTATCCAAGCGTTGTTCCCGCTGATTCCTTGCGCAAAAATATTAAGTTGTTTTTCGTCTTTGTTCGTTTCATTAAAAACAATTTCCAAATTTTCATTGTTCGTAAAAAGAACAAGAATGTTTTTTTGACAGTGTTTGCTTATTTCAAGAATCGTTTTTGCCGTGTATATATTATGTTCTTGCGTTCCGGTTTCGGGAGATTTTGCGGAAACGGCAAAAAATATTTCATCGAACGCCTTTTTTGTTTCAAATTCTTTCAATACAGGCAGGCAATCCGAAATTCCTATCCTTTGTGCAAAATATTCTATATTTTTTTGCGGTGAAAGCGTCGCCGAAGTAAAAATTACAGGTTTTGAATATCGTTTCCAAAACGGATTTAAAAAATCACAAATTTTTGTAGTTGTTCCGGTTAGTTTTACCCATTTTTTACTTGCAGGACCTTCTATCCAAAATATATCGCCTTCGGTTTGTGCGGCGCATAAGTATTCAAGATCCGCTTTAATCTGGTTCGCCGTATTTTGCGCATAAGTAAATGCGGACGCAATATTATTTTGTTCAATTAAATCACAATATTTTTGTCCTATCAGTCTTGACAAACCGTGAAATTCTTCTATGTTCATAAGCAATCCTTTAAGTCCGTCAAAATCTGCGAACGGGGCGTTTTTATATTCGAGCGTAATTATAGAATTTTGAGAATCCTTAGAGTCTTGTCGAAAATTTTCAAACATCCAATTTGTAATTTCTTCCAAAAATGCGGCGCCGTCTTTTCTGGCGTTATAAATTACGTGTTTCAGTTTTAATGCGTCGTCTATAAAATCTCGGTTTTCCGAAAATATTTTTGTCAGATTGTATAAACTTGTATGTAAGCTCTGAAACGCTTCGACGGCGACATTTATTCTATTTGTATCAACATCGGTTTGCAGAGAATAATATCCTACTTCCTCAAGGCGGTGCGCTTCGTCAAAAATGATTCCCGCCGTATTTTCAATAATTTCGTTTCCTGCAATAATATCACTGTAAAAAAATGCGTGATTTACCACGACGATGTGCGAAGCCGAGGCATATTTTCTCGCTTTTATCAAAAAACACGTCTGCGAAAACGAACATTTTAGACAATGCTTGTTTTCCGCAGATATAACGTCCCAAATTTTCATGTTTGTTCTACGATTAAAAGCGTTCTGCTCTTCAATGTCGCCGGATTTCGTTTTATAGTACCATTTTATCAACGGCAAAAGCGAACTCCTTTCTCTATGAGAAATTTCCCGCATCTCACCGTCTATAACTTCCTCAAACGCTTTTCTGCAAATATAATTGTTCTTGCCTTTAAGAACCGCATACAAAAATTTTTTATCGAACAATTTCGTCAAAACAGGTAAATCTTTCTTTGCCAATTGATTCTGTAATTGCTTAGTATTGGTCGAAATAATAATTCTTTCATTTTTTTGCAACGCCGTAAATATCGCGGGAATTAAATATCCTAAAGTCTTTCCCGTTCCGGTCCCGGCTTCTATAACGCCGATGTTGTTTTCATTAAGCGATTTTACGACTATATTTGCAAAATCAATCTGTTCTTTGCGAACTTTATAGTTATCAATAACGGATTTCAAACTCTCGTTAAACGTTTTATCGATTGAGTCTTCTGAAATTTTAGAACCGTTTTCAAACGGAACGATAGGTTTTATATTTGGGATTATATCGTATTTAGGTTTTTGAGGAGATATATTTTCCAAAGTTTTTTCCAAAACTCTTTTTATAAGTCCATGCGTGTTGTTAGCCATTTTCGCCCTGGGAATTTCCGGAATATCTTTAATTCTGGAAATCAAATTCAGCGCAATAAAACCGGACGCCTTTGCGTCGTCTAACGCTCTGTGCGCATTTTCAAGAGAAACGCCCAAACGCCGTGCAACTTTTGCAAGCGCGTACCCTTCTTCCAGTTCCAAAATAGTTCTCGATAAAACCAAAGTATCAATATTCCAATTAGTTATTTCTTTCCCGCCGTTTCGTTTAATTTCCGCATTCAAAAACGATATGTCGAAATCAACATTATGCCCGCATATCGCAAGTCTTCCGATAAATTCAATAAATTTATCCATAATTTCACAAAACTGCGGAGAATCTTTTACCAATTCGTCGCTTATCCCTGTTAATTGCGTTATTTTTTGAGGAATATTTATTTTCGGATAAATTAAAGTAGAAAACGTTTCGGACATCTTTCCGTCGATAAATTTAACCGCTCCTATTTCAATAACTTTGTCTTTGTTTTTATTCAAACCGGTAGTTTCAATATCGACTGCGACAAAATCCGGCACCCTAACGCGAACGTTATTAAAACGCTTTTGTTTTTTCTTGTGATTAAGGATGGCTTTTAGTTTTTCTTGTGTTTTTGCATCCGCACCGTCAAAAATCGACATAACTACTCTCGTTTCTTTATAAGGTTATGAAATGTTTCATGAAGAAGCGAAAGCACCTGCAGCGAATCATTCATTGAAGCAATATCTTCATTTTCAAGTTTTACGTATAAGTAATCGTAAAGTAAAAGCAATT
The sequence above is a segment of the Chitinispirillales bacterium genome. Coding sequences within it:
- a CDS encoding 3'-5' exoribonuclease codes for the protein MSIFDGADAKTQEKLKAILNHKKKQKRFNNVRVRVPDFVAVDIETTGLNKNKDKVIEIGAVKFIDGKMSETFSTLIYPKINIPQKITQLTGISDELVKDSPQFCEIMDKFIEFIGRLAICGHNVDFDISFLNAEIKRNGGKEITNWNIDTLVLSRTILELEEGYALAKVARRLGVSLENAHRALDDAKASGFIALNLISRIKDIPEIPRAKMANNTHGLIKRVLEKTLENISPQKPKYDIIPNIKPIVPFENGSKISEDSIDKTFNESLKSVIDNYKVRKEQIDFANIVVKSLNENNIGVIEAGTGTGKTLGYLIPAIFTALQKNERIIISTNTKQLQNQLAKKDLPVLTKLFDKKFLYAVLKGKNNYICRKAFEEVIDGEMREISHRERSSLLPLIKWYYKTKSGDIEEQNAFNRRTNMKIWDVISAENKHCLKCSFSQTCFLIKARKYASASHIVVVNHAFFYSDIIAGNEIIENTAGIIFDEAHRLEEVGYYSLQTDVDTNRINVAVEAFQSLHTSLYNLTKIFSENRDFIDDALKLKHVIYNARKDGAAFLEEITNWMFENFRQDSKDSQNSIITLEYKNAPFADFDGLKGLLMNIEEFHGLSRLIGQKYCDLIEQNNIASAFTYAQNTANQIKADLEYLCAAQTEGDIFWIEGPASKKWVKLTGTTTKICDFLNPFWKRYSKPVIFTSATLSPQKNIEYFAQRIGISDCLPVLKEFETKKAFDEIFFAVSAKSPETGTQEHNIYTAKTILEISKHCQKNILVLFTNNENLEIVFNETNKDEKQLNIFAQGISGNNAWIQRQMKDTRGAVLLGGGTFWEGVDMSGKECEIVIIPKLPFPIPTHPLQKQLMQNAEKDGQSGFIAYSLPEALLKFRQGIGRLIRRDDDRGALIILDSRIITKNYGKQFINLVGSPMNKYDDLCEIFPEFDKFFECGE
- the lptE gene encoding LPS assembly lipoprotein LptE — translated: MKKLTFTIIGVVFIGCAYTFSGSSLPSNIKTVEIPLFENSALVQGVAERITEVLSQKASREKLTVVAKNGDSYIGGNVVYYKNSAQDYSGDRNSLTIKTHSVEIVADIVFFDNKNGKEIYKGRIISIGNYDFSTETEEDGRSRAIDDITEKILQNSIKSW
- the hisC gene encoding histidinol-phosphate transaminase, encoding MSEFDGKMISGIEPYIAGEQPKDMSYIKLNTNENPYSPSPKVEIAIKKFDYSALRLYPDPDTNILKRAISEFERVNCENVFCGNSSDEILAMAFMAFFSGKEIIFSDITYGFYPVWCNIFNVKAKIVPLKSDWTIDIENYPENSDGVVICNPNAPTGIALKKIQIEEFVKKNKNSLIICDEAYIDFGGESAVDLSMKHNNILLIKTLSKSYSLAGARVGYAVGNAELINTLNKVKNSFNSYTLDRLSIEIAVAAIKDADYFRNCCRKIIGTRTWISEELRKIGFEVLESLSNFIFASPPKISAQNLYLKLKSKGILIRYWNKERISNWVRISIGTDGEMKILIDAIKEILTNF